Proteins from one Juglans microcarpa x Juglans regia isolate MS1-56 chromosome 1S, Jm3101_v1.0, whole genome shotgun sequence genomic window:
- the LOC121247331 gene encoding uncharacterized protein LOC121247331, whose amino-acid sequence MGHRRWLPPDHIWRRKKNSFNGYEEHRLQPSRVEGEELLEQLRGVSHVQFGKSSLKRKRTPNQLNWTKKSIFFELPYWLDLGLRHNLDIMHIEKNICDNVLGTLLNIDGKTKDSANARRDLANLGLRKELHLQHDGDLLHQLQANIPIILCKLEMIFPPAFFDIMVHLAIHLSEEALLVGLVQYRWMYPFKRYLGKFKMYVRNRAHPEGSIAEAYVHLECLTFCSMYLRDIETRYNREERNSDVVGGSNESGNKPCLSVLSQKVRPLGTASSKKLSDTLMRKAQWEHYNILKEEDPHNIDRRHQNSRLRAIRPSEVTDDIYALACGPDPWVASYAGCIMNGVRFHTKERERHRRTQNSGVVVHGEHHGSPVDFYGVLHDIIELRYMGWHKVYLFSCAWYDVGDPRRGIHVRDHFTIVNTARHMYKDEPFALAAKHCKCFISRT is encoded by the exons ATGGGTCATCGACGATGGTTGCCACCAGATCACATTTGGAGACGGAAAAAGAATTCTTTTAATGGGTACGAAGAGCATCGACTCCAACCATCAAGGGTCGAGGGAGAGGAATTGCTAGAACAATTACGTGGGGTGTCACATGTCCAGTTTGGTAAATCTTCTTTGAAGAGGAAACGAACTCCCAATCAACTAAATTGGACAAAAAAGTCTATATTTTTTGAGCTTCCGTACTGGTTAGACTTGGGGTTGAGACATAACTTGGAcattatgcatattgagaaaaacataTGTGATAACGTGTTGGGAACTTTGCTCAATATTGATGGGAAAACCAAGGACTCCGCCAATGCACGTAGGGATTTGGCTAATCTTGGACTAAGAAAAGAATTGCATTTACAACATGATGGCGATT TGTTGCATCAACTTCAAGCTAATATTCCTATTATCCTTTGTAAACTGGAAATGATATTCCCTCCCGCATTTTTTGATATCATGGTGCACCTAGCCATTCATTTGTCAGAGGAGGCATTGCTAGTAGGACTCGtgcaatatagatggatgtaccCTTTTAAAAGGTATCTAGGGAAGTTCAAGATGTACGTTCGCAACAGAGCCCATCCAGAAGGCTCAATTGCTGAGGCATATGTTCATCTCGAGTGTCTGACATTTTGCTCTATGTATCTTCGCGATATTGAGACTAGATATAACCGAGAGGAACGTAACAGTGACGTGGTTGGTGGTTCGAATGAGTCGGGAAATAAGCCTTGTTTATCTGTTTTGTCACAAAAGGTTCGACCACTTGGGACAGCAAGCTCTAAGAAATTGTCTGACACATTAATGAGAAAGGCCCAATG GGAGCACTATAACATATTGAAAGAAGAGGACCCTCATAATATCGATCGTAGGCATCAGA ATTCGAGATTGCGTGCAATTAGGCCAAGTGAGGTAACCGATGACATATATGCATTAGCATGTGGTCCAGATCCGTGGGTCGCATCATATGCCGGATGCATAATGAATGGAGTTCGCTTCCATACGAAAGAGCGTGAAAGGCATCGGCGCACCCAAAACAGCGGGGTGGTGGTTCATGGCGAGCACCATGGATCTCCTGTTGACTTCTATGGCGTGTTGCATGATATTATAGAATTACGCTATATGGGTTGGCACAAGGTTTATCTGTTTAGTTGTGCTTGGTATGACGTTGGCGACCCAAGAAGGGGGATACATGTGAGGGACCACTTTACAATAGTGAATACTGCTAGGCACATGTATAAAGATGAGCCTTTCGCCCTTGCTGCCAAGCATTGCAAGTGTTTTATCTCACGGACCTAA